GCCCGGGCGGCAAATCCGCTTGACGGTGTGCGACGACGGGCCAGGCATCCCGCTGGCCGAGCGCGAGCGCCTGTTCGAACGCTTCGCTCGCGGCCGCTGCGCCACGGCCAGCGGGTCCGGGCTGGGACTCGCCATCGTCGCCTCGGCCGCACGCACGCTCGATGCCAGCATCATCGTCAATGACGGTGCCGACGGGCGAGGCACTGCGATCACCGTCCACTGGCCATCCGCCTGACCGGCAAAACCAGCCGCTCACCGCGCGGCGCAACGCGTGCCGCCTGCCGGCTGGACCGCCCGGCGAGGTGGTGCGACGATGCATGCAATCCCCACTACGCTTGCACCATGAGCCTGCCCTACCCCATCGTGCTGACCCCCGTCGACGAGATCGGCGGCATTCCCTTCTCCGTCGAGCTGGAAGATGGTCGCGTGGTCGACTGCTTCATCAGCATCGATGCGCTGACCAGCAACTTCACCGCCTGCGACAGCAAGGAAGGCCGCATCCGCACGCTGCAATCGCGCACGCTGTTCACCCGGCTGGTGCGCGAGCGCGTGGCCGCGGGTGACGAAGAGCCGGTCTATCTCAACTACGCCGTGGTGTTCGGCTACCTGTCGCGCAACCCCACGTTGCCCAAGACCGAATAGCCACCGCGATCCAGCGGGCCGGCAAAGCGCTATCATCGCAGGCCTCCCCAGCACGACCCGCGCCCATGGATCAAGACCTCGTCATTGCCCGCACCCGCACCTGGCTGGAAAAGGCCGTGATCGGCCTCAACCTCTGCCCGTTCGCCAAGGCGGTGTATGTAAAGGAGCAGGTGCGCTATGTGGTCAGCAGCGCCCGGCATCTGGACGCCTTCCTCGACGAACTGGAGCACGAGCTGGTGCTGCTGCGCGATAGCGACCCCAAGGCCGTCGACACAACGCTGCTGATCCACCCCACGCTGTTCGCGGGATTCGACGAGTTCGTCGATGTCATCGCCGCCGGCGAGCGCATCGTGGCCGACCTCGCGCTGGAAGGCGTACTGCAGCTGGCGCACTTTCACCCGCGCTACCAGTTCGAAGGCAGCGCAGCCGACGACATCGCCAACTACACCAACCGTGCGCCCTATCCCACGCTGCATCTGCTACGTGAGGACAGCATTGCGCGGGCTACCGCCGCATTTCCCGATCCAGCCGCGATTTTCGAGCGCAACATTGCCGTGTTGCGGGACCTGGGCCTGCCGGGCTGGCAAAAGCTGTTTCCCGACGCCGACTAGACAGCCGCTTGCGGATATACCCCTACGGGGTTTATTATACCCCCATAAGGTATATGGAGCCCTGCCATGCGCCAGAGTCTCACCCTGCCGATCACCGGCATGACCTGCGCCGCGTGCGCCACCCGCATCGAGAAGGTGCTGAACCGCCAGCCCGGTGTGGCCGCCTCGGTGAACTTCGCTACCGAATCGGCGCAGGTCGAGCTGAGCGATGCCGCCACCGTCGACACCGCGGTCGACACCATCCGCAAAGCCGGCTACGACGTGCCGGAATCCACGCTGACGCTGGCACTGGAAGGCATGACCTGCGCCGCCTGCGCCACCCGCATCGAAAAGGTGCTGAACCGGCTACCCGGCATCAGCGCCAATGTGAACTTCGCCAGTGAAACGGCGCAGCTGCGCGCGATCGGAACGATAGCCGAAGCGGCGGCCATCGCCGCTGTGGCCAAGGCGGGCTACACCGCCCGCGTGATCCTGCCGGATCCCCCCTCCGGGCATCATGAGGTGGCGTTGCGCCGCACCCGGCTCGCCTTTGCCGCAGCCGCCGTCCTCACCGCGCCGCTGCTGATCGAGATGGTGGCGATGTTCGCCGGCTGGCACGAACTGATACCACGCCCATTGCAATGGCTGCTCGCCACCCTGGTGCAGTTCACCGTGGGGCTGCGCTTCTATCGCGGGGCCTGGCACGCATTGCGCGGCGGTGCCGCCAATATGGACGTGTTGATCGCGCTCGGCACTACCATGGCCTGGGGCTACAGCAGCGTGGTCACCGCGCTGGGCCTCTCTCACCAACATGTGTATTTCGAGGCCAGCGCTGCGGTGATCACGCTGGTGCTGCTCGGCAAGTGGCTGGAGGCACGTGCCAAGGGCAAGACCGCCGGGGCGATTGCCGAGCTGCTGGCGCTGCAACCTAAGACCGCCCGCGTGCTGCAGGACGGCCACCCGGTGGAGGTGCCTATCAGCGCGCTGAACGTGGGCGACACGGTGATCGTGCGCCACGGCGAGCTGTTGCCGGTGGACGGCACCGTATTGGATGGTCGTGCCGCGGTGAACGAAGCCATGCTGTCCGGCGAATCGCTGCCGCTCGCCAAGGTGGCCGGCGACAAGGTCTATGCCGGCACCCAGGCAGTGGAAGGCATGCTCACGCTGCGCGCCGATGGTGTAGGCAGTGCCACACAGCTCGCGGAGATCGTCCGCTTGGTGAGCGAGGCCCAGGGCTCGAAGGCGCCGATCCAGCAACTGGCCGATCGCATTTCCGCCGTGTTCGTGCCGGTGGTGGTCGCCATTGCCGTGCTCACCTTCGGCGCCACCTGGTGGTGGAGCGGCGAGTTCGCCACCGCGCTGATCCATGCCGTGGCCGTGCTGGTGATCGCCTGCCCCTGCGCGCTGGGCTTGGCCACGCCGACGGCGGTGATGGTCGGCGTCGGCCTTGGGGCAAAGCGCGGCATCCTGTTCCGCAACGCTACGGCGCTGGAGACCGCCAGCGAGATCGACGTGCTGATCGTCGACAAGACCGGCACCTTGACCGAAGGCCAGCCCGGCATTGCCACCATCGCCCCGTCGCCCGGCTGGAATGAAGCACAGGTGCTGCAACTGGCCGCCAGCGCCGAGGCCGGCTCGGAGCATCCATTGGCGCGCGCACTGTTGGCCCGCGCGCAGCAGCAGGGCATCGAATTGCGGCCAGCGGCTGATTTCGCGGCCGAAGCCGGTGCCGGTATCACGGCCAGCATCGATGGCAAGGCCCTACGCGTCGGCGTGCCTAGCTGGACCGCGGCCTTGCGCGATGGCGACCAAGCACAGGTGGCGGCGATGTCGGCACATGGCCATACGGTGATCGCGCTGGCGGTTGATGAACAACTGGCCGGGCTGATCGCCATCGCCGACACCGTCCGTCCCAGCAGCAAGGCCGCGGTGGCCGCACTGCAGGCGCAGGGCGTGCGCGTGGTGATGCTCACCGGCGACAACGCACAAACGGCCGCTGCCGTGGCACGGGACGTCGGTATCTCCGAATACCGGGCGGGGGTAAAACCCGGCGACAAGGCGGCTGCCATTGCCGAGTTCAAGCAGGATGGACGTCGCATCGCGATGGCGGGCGACGGCGTGAACGATGCACCGGCACTGGCCGCCGCCGACGTGGGCTTTGCCATGCGCTCGGGCTCGGACGTGGCGATCGAGGCGGCGGACATCACGCTGATGCACAACGATCTGACGCACGTCGCCGAAGCGATTTCGCTATCGCGAACCACGCTCGGCAAGATCCGGCAGAACCTGTTCTTCGCCTTCTTCTACAACGTGTTGGGCATCCCGCTGGCCGCGCTCGGCCTCTTGAGCCCGGTGATTGCCGGTGCGGCCATGGCGGCGAGTTCCTTGTCGGTGGTCGGCAATGCGCTGCTCTTGCGCCGCTGGAAGGCGCATCGTGACTGACTGATTCAAGCAGCCGGCGCTGGTCTTGCTGCTTGCGGACAGCACGCCAGCCGTCACCGTAGTCGTTTCACATCAACCCGAGGAGCACCATCATGAGCGAACTGACACTCACCATTTCCGGCATGAGCTGCGGCGGCTGCGTCGCCAGCGTGACCCGCGCGCTGCAGGCGCAGGACGGCGTGGAAGCCGTAAACGTGACCTTGGCCCCGCCACAGGCCCATATCCGCTACGACGCTGCGGTGATCGGCCAGCAGCAACTGGAAAACGCCATCGAGGACGCCGGCTATGACATCGTCCGCGGATGAGTGCTGCGACCACAAGCTAGTGGTGCGGGAGAACAAGGCTGCATTGGTCTCCCGGCTGAACCGCATCGAAGGCCAGGTACGCGGCATCAACAAGATGGTGGCGGAAGACCGTTATTGCATCGATATCCTGACGCAGGTGGCTGCCGCGAAATCGGCACTCGACAGCCTGGCGATGCAGCTCTTGGAAGCACACGCACGCGGCTGCGTGAGCGGCGCGATCAAGGAAGGCGATGGCGAGGCGGCCATTGCCGAACTGATGCAGGTGATCCGCAAGCTCGGTTAGCCGCCCCGCCGCTTTGCTTACGGCATGAAAAAGCCATTACACTGGCGCGACAACGATAAGCCGTATCAGGGAGCGAATCATGGACGACCACGCTAGCGCATTACCAGCCGGTGCCGAAACGGCATTGCCACACACTGATGAAGTACCGGCCACGCCACCGGCCCCAACCGAGCCGCCGCTGCTGCGCTGGCCGCTGACCTTCCACGGCCAGGGCAGCGAGTATTTCCGTATCTGGATCGTGAACCTGGCGCTCAGCATCGTCACGCTGGGTATCTATTCGGCCTGGGCCAAGGTACGCCGGCTGAAATATTTCTACGGCAATACGGAGCTTGCCGGCGCGCGCTTCGACTACACCGCCGATCCGCTACGCATCCTCAAGGGCCGGGCAATCGCGTTCGTCTTCTTTGCGGCCTATATGGCGCTTTACGCGCTGCACCCGATCACCGCCATCATCGCTGGCCTGCTGCTGTGGCTGGCGCTGCCCTGGATGATCGTGCGCTCGCTGGCCTTCAACCTGCGCTATACCCGCTACCGCAACGTGGCCTTCGGCTTCACCGGCACCGCAGGCGGTGGCTACAAGCACTTCCTGCTGCTGCCCTTGCTGCTGATCCCGTCGCTCGGTAT
This region of Chitinolyticbacter meiyuanensis genomic DNA includes:
- a CDS encoding DUF1415 domain-containing protein: MDQDLVIARTRTWLEKAVIGLNLCPFAKAVYVKEQVRYVVSSARHLDAFLDELEHELVLLRDSDPKAVDTTLLIHPTLFAGFDEFVDVIAAGERIVADLALEGVLQLAHFHPRYQFEGSAADDIANYTNRAPYPTLHLLREDSIARATAAFPDPAAIFERNIAVLRDLGLPGWQKLFPDAD
- a CDS encoding heavy metal translocating P-type ATPase — its product is MRQSLTLPITGMTCAACATRIEKVLNRQPGVAASVNFATESAQVELSDAATVDTAVDTIRKAGYDVPESTLTLALEGMTCAACATRIEKVLNRLPGISANVNFASETAQLRAIGTIAEAAAIAAVAKAGYTARVILPDPPSGHHEVALRRTRLAFAAAAVLTAPLLIEMVAMFAGWHELIPRPLQWLLATLVQFTVGLRFYRGAWHALRGGAANMDVLIALGTTMAWGYSSVVTALGLSHQHVYFEASAAVITLVLLGKWLEARAKGKTAGAIAELLALQPKTARVLQDGHPVEVPISALNVGDTVIVRHGELLPVDGTVLDGRAAVNEAMLSGESLPLAKVAGDKVYAGTQAVEGMLTLRADGVGSATQLAEIVRLVSEAQGSKAPIQQLADRISAVFVPVVVAIAVLTFGATWWWSGEFATALIHAVAVLVIACPCALGLATPTAVMVGVGLGAKRGILFRNATALETASEIDVLIVDKTGTLTEGQPGIATIAPSPGWNEAQVLQLAASAEAGSEHPLARALLARAQQQGIELRPAADFAAEAGAGITASIDGKALRVGVPSWTAALRDGDQAQVAAMSAHGHTVIALAVDEQLAGLIAIADTVRPSSKAAVAALQAQGVRVVMLTGDNAQTAAAVARDVGISEYRAGVKPGDKAAAIAEFKQDGRRIAMAGDGVNDAPALAAADVGFAMRSGSDVAIEAADITLMHNDLTHVAEAISLSRTTLGKIRQNLFFAFFYNVLGIPLAALGLLSPVIAGAAMAASSLSVVGNALLLRRWKAHRD
- a CDS encoding heavy-metal-associated domain-containing protein; translated protein: MSELTLTISGMSCGGCVASVTRALQAQDGVEAVNVTLAPPQAHIRYDAAVIGQQQLENAIEDAGYDIVRG
- a CDS encoding metal-sensitive transcriptional regulator produces the protein MTSSADECCDHKLVVRENKAALVSRLNRIEGQVRGINKMVAEDRYCIDILTQVAAAKSALDSLAMQLLEAHARGCVSGAIKEGDGEAAIAELMQVIRKLG